The following proteins are encoded in a genomic region of Emys orbicularis isolate rEmyOrb1 chromosome 19, rEmyOrb1.hap1, whole genome shotgun sequence:
- the LOC135891825 gene encoding tigger transposable element-derived protein 1-like has protein sequence MPGKQPSDSKSAGPVRKRKKIDLEQKMKIVKKYEGGQSLSSIARELDLATSTVKSILNDSARIKEHVKGSAPLKSTVITKQRSGAIYEMEKLLTIWMDDQIQKCVPLSLMIIQAKAKSIFEDVKGKYSDPNAKFVASHGWFNRFKQRANFHNVKVSGEAASADTKAAEKYPEVLRKLIEECGYTAQQIFNVDETGLFWKKMPDRTYISKEEKTMPGFKAAKDRLTLLLGGNAAGDCKLKPLLVYHSENPRAFKGISKATLPVHFRSNGKAWITTALFEDWFINLFIPEVEKFCRENDIPFKIMLIVDNAPGHPAHLDDFHPNVKVVFLPPNKTSILQPMDQGVIANFKAYYLRRTFAQAVEATDRETGKTLRDFWKSYNIYQAIINIAKAWAEVTQVCLNAVWKKACPQFVHSFKGFEKDKTYEEVADEIVKFAEQLELEVDVGDVDEFIESHGAELSNEDLMELEAAKVKEQTEAEDEVEEVEEPRHFNTKEMALAFREIDSAMARFEKMDPNSSRFLKVNRGIDETLACYRQIYEEKKKATIQSSLDKFVRKVERPATSTSLQPSTSKAPSDDPDDVMPVSSSPSSSTN, from the coding sequence ATGCCTGGAAAGCAACCAAGTGATAGCAAGAGTGCAGGACCAGTTCGTAAGAGAAAGAAGATTGATTTAGAGCAGAAAATGAAAATAGTGAAAAAGTATGAAGGTGGACAAAGCCTCTCGTCAATTGCTCGTGAACTCGATTTGGCTACCTCAACAGTGAAAAGTATTTTGAATGATAGTGCACGCATAAAAGAGCACGTGAAAGGCTCTGCTCCTTTAAAATCAACAGTCATAACGAAGCAGCGTTCTGGCGCTATCTATGAAATGGAAAAGTTATTAACAATATGGATGGACGATCAGATTCAAAAATGTGTGCCGCTTAGCCTAATGATTATTCAAGCGAAGGCTAAAAGTATTTTCGAAGACGTAAAGGGAAAATACAGTGATCCTAACGCAAAGTTTGTGGCTAGTCATGGGTGGTTTAATAGATTTAAACAACGTGCAAATTTTCACAATGTAAAAGTGAGTGGTGAGGCTGCTAGTGCTGATACAAAAGCAGCTGAAAAGTATCCCGAAGTGTTACGAAAACTTATAGAAGAATGTGGTTATACAGCACAGCAAATCTTTAACGTCGACGAAACTggattgttttggaaaaaaatgccAGACAGAACATACATTTCAAAAGAGGAAAAGACGATGCCAGGGTTTAAGGCTGCGAAAGATAGGCTAACGCTTTTGCTTGGGGGTAATGCAGCTGGAGATTGCAAATTGAAACCGTTGCTTGTTTATCATTCAGAAAATCCCCGTGCGTTTAAAGGCATTAGCAAGGCTACCCTTCCAGTTCATTTCCGTTCAAATGGAAAGGCTTGGATCACAACGGCACTTTTCGAAGACTGGTTTATAAATTTGTTTATCCCCGAAGTGGAAAAATTCTGCAGAGAAAACGACATCCCATTCAAGATTATGCTTATCGTCGATAATGCTCCTGGACATCCCGCACATTTAGATGACTTTCACCCTAATGTAAAAGTCGTGTTTCTGCCTCCCAACAAGACTTCGATCCTACAGCCCATGGATCAGGGGGTCATTGCTAATTTTAAAGCCTATTATCTACGAAGAACATTTGCACAGGCAGTAGAAGCAACTGACAGAGAGACTGGCAAGACTTTACGTGATTTTTGGAAATCGTATAACATTTACCAAGCCATCATAAACATTGCTAAGGCCTGGGCAGAGGTTACCCAGGTTTGTTTGAATGCCGTATGGAAGAAAGCATGCCCACAGTTCGTACACAGCTTTAAAGGTTTCGAAAAAGACAAAACATATGAGGAGGTGGCAGATGAAATTGTGAAGTTTGCCGAACAGCTTGAGCTGGAGGTTGATGTTGGCGATGTGGATGAGTTTATCGAATCCCATGGAGCTGAATTATCAAATGAGGATCTCATGGAATTAGAAGCAGCAAAAGTAAAAGAGCAGACTGAAGCGGAGGATGAAGTTGAAGAAGTAGAAGAGCCACGACACTTCAACACCAAGGAGATGGCACTTGCATTTCGTGAGATTGACTCTGCAATGGCAAGGTTTGAGAAGATGGACCCCAACTCCTCACGATTCTTGAAAGTGAACAGAGGCATTGACGAAACGCTGGCCTGTTATAGACAGATAtatgaagagaagaaaaaggCCACTATCCAGTCATCTCTCGATAAGTTTGTAAGGAAGGTTGAAAGGCCTGCAACGTCCACATCTCTACAGCCTTCCACCTCCAAAGCCCCCTCCGACGACCCCGATGATGTAATGCctgtctcctcctctccttcctcatctaCAAATTAA